The Rouxiella sp. WC2420 region GCGCGGTGATGGCAGGCGTTTTACAGCTTGCAGTAAAGGCTCGGTTTTTCCTGCGACACAGATTCGGATCCATCCTTCTCCCGCAGGGCCAAAGGCAATGCCCGGGGCGACGGCGACGCGCTCGGTCAGCAGAAAATGCTCCGCCCAGCTGGCGACATCGCCATTGCTGACATGTGAAACGTCAATCCAGATATAGAACGCACCCTGAGGACGCTGATAAAGGATGCCCCGCTGGTCGAGTACTGCACAGGCCGCTTCAAGGTTTTTGCCATAGTGCGCTCTTGCTTCGACGAGGTAATCCTGCGGGCCTTCAAGGGCGGCGAGTACGGCGAGCTGAGCGGGGGCGTTAACGCAACTGACAGTGGCTTCCTGCGCCGCGCGGAAGGTAGATGCAACGCCCGGCGGAGTCACCAGATAGCCCACCCGTCCGCCGGTCAGACCGTAGGTTTTGGAAACTGAATAGACACTGAACACTCGACCGTCACTATCCAGCGACGCAACGCTGGTAAACGCGCGGCTGAAGGTAAAATATTCATAAACCTCGTCGCTGATTACCCATAGGTCGTGTTTAGCGGCAAACTGCAACAGTTCGGCGATTTTTTCGGCGCTATAGACTACGCCTAATGGGTTAGAAGGGCTGTTAATCAGTAACACTTTGGTACGCGATGTTACGGATTGCTCCAGATTTTCTAATGAAGGCTGGAACTCATCTTCCGCTTTCAAATGATAAGGCACAGGAACCGCACCGAGCAGTTTTGGTACCATGGCAAAAGTCGCATATCCCGGGTCGGGGATTAAAATCTCATCCCCGGCGGTCAGGGTGAGTGACATCGCCATGTGCAGCGCCTGTGAACCGCCAGCAGTGACAAGGATTTGATCGTCATCGACGCGATAATGGTTGTCGCGCTCAAGCTTGTTGGCAATCGCCAGCCGCAGTAGTGCCATCCCGCTGTTCGGCGTGTAGTGGGTGATGTCGGCATTCCAGGCACTGGCACCAGCATCAAGGATGTGTCGGGCCACCGGTCTTTCAGGCTCACCAATGCTTAACTGGATAACATCATCGAGTTCCGAGGCCAACTCATAAATACGGCGAATACCTGATGCAGGGATTGCCTTTGCGTTGGCAGAAAGTTGCGGCATAAAATCTCCAAAGTATTGGCCAGAAAGAAAATGAATCGACTCTAAAGTTGTACTGAAGATTAAAAAATAAGTAAAGCGATGAGGTTAAAACGCAAGATTAAGCGGTGTAAACAGCGTTTTTAGAAAGGAAGGTAATAAAAAAGCCCCCGCAGCGGCGCTGAGAGGGCTTGATAGTAGAGAGTCAGAATCAGTTAACCTGAGTCGGCATCCCTGAGCGCAGAGTGATGGCTTTGTCCAACACTTGCTGATTGACACTTGGATCCGCCATCAGAGTGGCATTGCTACCGGAAAGGCTGATTGGCAGCGGTTGCTGAGAATCAAACTCTTCCTGGTTGGCAGACAGTGGGTTATGTACTTCGACATAACGCGCGCCGTTTGGCTCAACGGTGGTTTTAACCGGCTCGTTGATGAACTGCACACGAGTGCCCACCGGCACGTTTTCGAACAACCATTTGATGTCGGCATCACGCAGGCGCACACAGCCGTGGCTCACACGCAAACCGATACCAAAGTTGGCGTTGGTGCCGTGTACCGCATACAAACGACCCACGTACAGCGCATAAAGACCCATCGGGTTATCAGGACCGGCAGGGAAGGTCGCTGGCAGCCATTGGCCTTGCGCCGCGTATTCTTCATGCATTTTCGCCGTTGGTGTCCAGGTCGGACCGGCTTTCTTATGCTGCACGGTAGTGACCCAGTTCAGCGGAGTATCTTTACCCAGCTCGCCGATACCGATAGGCAGAACGACCACGGTATGAGTCCCTTTCGGATAGTAATAAATACGCATTTCGGCGCTATTGATAACCAGGCCTTCGTGTGGCGTATCCGGCAGGATCAACTGCTGAGGAATCGTCAGCACAGTGCCAGAAGTTGGCAGGTAGGTATCGACACCTGGGTTGGCTTCCAGCATGTTCGACAGACCCATTTGATACTGAGCAGCGAAATGCTCCAGCGGCATTTTGTTGTTTTGCGGAACGACAACGGTGACGTTTTCACCAATCAATCGACCATTGTTTGCCGGCAGAGGATAGACAACTGCGAAAGCAGCCTGGCTATACGCAGCAACAGCTAGAACCAAAGTAAAGATCGCGCGAATGCTCATTTTCATATTTTCTATGGTTATTCTTGCCACACAGGCACTAGTTTATGGGATTTTACCCGGCATCATGCTAACCGGGATGACCCTTATATTGTATGTACACAGTGGCTTGAAGGTGAATCAAGATGTGTAACCAATCACTTTTCAGGGCCGCTAATTATAAAGAAATATTTCAAACAGGCCAAAACTTTCTCAATAAACAGGTGAAGTTTACCTTTTAGCGTTTTTAAGGATAGACGATGAGGAGGGAAAATGCCGCTTGCGTGGTGTTGTTCCCAAAGGCAGGGACACGCAAGCGGCTGAGGGGATTAGAAGTCGTAACCGACGGTGGCAACCACGGTACGCTCCTGACCCCAGTAGCAATAACTGGTGCCGTAACAGGCCGCAACATACTTTTTGTTGGCCAGGTTATTGGCGTTAAGCTGAACGTAAGCGCCTTTCAGCGATGGGTTAAACGCGGCCAGATTCACGCGCACAGAGGCGTCTATCAGCGTGGCTGCAGAAATACGCTGGGTATCTTCATTATCCGCCCACTGTTTGCCGATGTAACGTACACCGCCTCCAAAATTGACACCGAAGTTAGCGCGGTATTCTGCCCACAGTGATGCCATCTGGTTTGGTGATACGTATGGCGTATTGCCATCGGTGCCGTCTGTGGTGTCTTTTGATCTCACGTGGCTATAAGTATATCCCGCGATGACACTCAGACGATCGGTAACGTTGGTACGCGCCTCAAGCTCTAGCCCTTTCGAATGAACCTTACCGGCTGGCACATAATAGCTGCCCACGACCACGCGGTTACCCACATGGTTCTGCGTCAG contains the following coding sequences:
- a CDS encoding pyridoxal phosphate-dependent aminotransferase; its protein translation is MPQLSANAKAIPASGIRRIYELASELDDVIQLSIGEPERPVARHILDAGASAWNADITHYTPNSGMALLRLAIANKLERDNHYRVDDDQILVTAGGSQALHMAMSLTLTAGDEILIPDPGYATFAMVPKLLGAVPVPYHLKAEDEFQPSLENLEQSVTSRTKVLLINSPSNPLGVVYSAEKIAELLQFAAKHDLWVISDEVYEYFTFSRAFTSVASLDSDGRVFSVYSVSKTYGLTGGRVGYLVTPPGVASTFRAAQEATVSCVNAPAQLAVLAALEGPQDYLVEARAHYGKNLEAACAVLDQRGILYQRPQGAFYIWIDVSHVSNGDVASWAEHFLLTERVAVAPGIAFGPAGEGWIRICVAGKTEPLLQAVKRLPSPRDN
- a CDS encoding L,D-transpeptidase family protein, with the protein product MKMSIRAIFTLVLAVAAYSQAAFAVVYPLPANNGRLIGENVTVVVPQNNKMPLEHFAAQYQMGLSNMLEANPGVDTYLPTSGTVLTIPQQLILPDTPHEGLVINSAEMRIYYYPKGTHTVVVLPIGIGELGKDTPLNWVTTVQHKKAGPTWTPTAKMHEEYAAQGQWLPATFPAGPDNPMGLYALYVGRLYAVHGTNANFGIGLRVSHGCVRLRDADIKWLFENVPVGTRVQFINEPVKTTVEPNGARYVEVHNPLSANQEEFDSQQPLPISLSGSNATLMADPSVNQQVLDKAITLRSGMPTQVN